TGAGAGGTGatctgaagacaacacagaggacatAAAACAACATGGTTGAGAGGTGatctgaagacaacacagaggacatAAAACAACACTGTTGAGAGGTGatctgaagacaacacagaggacatAAAACAACATGGTTGAGAGGTGatctgaagacaacacagaggacatAAAACAACATGGTTGAGAGGTGATCTGAACACAACACAGAGGACATAAAACAACATGGTTGAGAGGTGATCTGAACACAACACAGAGGACATAAAACAACATGGTTGAGAGGTGatctgaagacaacacagaggacatAAAACAACATGGTTGAGAGGTGATCTGAACACAACACAGAGGACATAAAACAACATGGTTGAGAGGTGATCTGAACACAACACAGAGGACATAAAACAACACTGTTGAGAGGTGATCTGAAGACAATACAGAGGACATAAAACAACATGGTTGAGAGGTGATCTGAACACAACACAGAGGACATAAAACAACATGGTTGAGAGGTGATCTGAACACAACACAGAGGACATAAAACAACATGGTTGAGAGGTGATCTGAACACAACACAGAGGACATAAAACAACATGGTTGAGAGGTGATCTGAACACAACACAGAGGACATAAAACAACATGGTTGAGAGGTGATCTGAACACAACACAGAGGACATAAAACAACATGGTTGAGAGGTGatctgaagacaacacagaggacatAAAACAACACTGTTGAGAGGTGatctgaagacaacacagaggacatAAAACAACATGGTTGAGAGGTGatctgaagacaacacagaggacatAAAACAACATGGTTGAGAGGTGATCTGAACACAACACAGAGGACATAAAACAACATGGTTGAGAGGTGATCTGAACACAACACAGAGGACCTAAAACAACACAGTTGAGAGGTGatctgaagacaacacagaggacatAAAACCACACTGTTGAGAGGTGatctgaagacaacacagaggacatAAAACAACACAGTTGAGAGGTGatctgaagacaacacagaggacatAAAACAACACAGTTGAGAGGTGATCTGAACACAACAATCACACAAAGAGCACGGTTATCCTACTCAAAAcctggtaacactttatttgaaggGTACCTACATAAAAGGACCTTTTCATatttcataacccatacataacacattcataagcagcTCAGTAACACTTCATAACTGCTTACGTCAGCTATCATAACCCCATCTAGCCATGCGGTACAGCAAACTGACCTTCATGCCAAAGGTGAAGATAGTTATTACAATCTTAAAGATAAGCGCCAGGGCCAGCTGCCACAGAGCGCTGTAGACCCCGGGTCCAGCAGGGCGGTCTGGGATGTCGTCCACCGGACGGCTCATGTTGGGGTTATTAACGTAGTCACACAGCTGAGAGGACTCCAGCGCACCGCAGTCGTTGAACAGCTCGGAGATGAGCTCGCTGGTGCTGCGCCGCGTGTACGGGTTAGGGAACGCCAGGACCGCGGTAATACCCGTTATCACGATCACcttaaatcaatcaaatcaatcacgTTTATTAATAAAGCCCTTGTTTACTTCAGCAGttctcacaaagtgctttacagtaaACCTTGCAAAGATCCCAAAAAGCAAGCAAGAAGAAGAACCTGGCATTAtgtttgagtcatttagcagttggctcttatccagagcaacttagccacagtcagtgcattcaactaagatGGGCCAAATCACAATCATTGCATTAAAACATTATTCTGAACAGCTACTATCCGCTAAATCAGTTAGTTACCTCTAGGACTGGGTACTTCCCCAGCAGCGTGGTCTTCCTCCTCCTACACCAGGCGATGTTCCCCCGGATGAAGAGGGCTCCCCAGAGGCCCCCGAACACCCCCAGCAGGATGAAGGGGACCAGCTCAGCCATGTACCAGGGGGTGTGGTACTCCACGTAGAACAGGACCAGACGGCTGTTGCCGAACGGGTTGATGGCGCGCAGGGTGAAGGCCGCCACCAACGCAGCGAAGAAGGAGCGCCACAGAGTCTTCAGAGGGAAGTAGTAACTCACCTGAAGAGGACAGCGATTACATAGCGACGGCACTTCGACCGCAAAAACACTTTAGCGTTTCAAAGGTAATGGATAGGAAAAATAAACGGAGACATATCTGGAAGTGAGATGGCATTTGATTGAATGGACACAGCAGGTGATTTATAACGGACTTAAGTTTACAACACCTCCTCCAGGCTGAAGAGAACTCCTCCAATCGGAGCTCCAAAAGCAACGGACACCCCAGCGGCAGCAGCAGCCGATAACACCTGCATAACAGACCAGCCGAGTTACATACAGACTACACAAAATACTTGGATAAATTGTTTAATTTCCCCAACTTATATTATTTCTGCAAAAATGGGAGCGTAATGGGCTATTACTGTACCTCTCTGCGCTTGCCCTCGTTCTTGCTGTACTTGGAGAACAGGGAGCAGAAGAGGTTACCACAGCAGCAGGCCACGTGGACCAGGGGCCCCTCCTTCCCCAGGCTGAGCCCGGAGGACACAGCCAGCACCAGGGTCACCGTCTTGATCAGCAGGGTCCACTTCCCCAGGTACCCCCGGATGATGAACCCACTCAGGATGGTCTTGATCTACCCAAGACGACACACAGCAGCCCCCTCGTTGGTATAACCTTTGCAACTGCGCAGTTGTCGGAAATGAACGCACACTCTTTTCAGCCAATGAAAACGCAGTATTTAAAATACTATCGTATGGTTATTTTCTATTAGTGAACGGTACCATTTCAAAACACTCACCTCGGGAATACCTGACCCACAGGCGTAGGGGGCAAAGACCCTTACTAGAGACACGGCCAAGAAAGAGAATAACAGCGCCCACAACACATACAGGAAGTAATTCAACACATACGCCCCGGCACCCTGGAGAAACAAGAACAGGTGGAATGTATGGGTTTAAGGACCACAATCATCCCACCCTCTATCGCAACAAACACCAAGATAAACCTCAGAAACTGAGAGAGGTTACACTCCCCCAAGCCACACCCCTAAATCTAGCCACGTGGTGGCTGCCGTTCGTCAGGCTAAAAACACAGACTCAGCATTGTGGCTTTAAATCAAGAGGATGTCTGGTTAGCGGTTTAGTGATCTGCTGACCTCAGAGTGACCGGTCATCAGCTCGGCCCACTTCTGCCACTGCGGACACTTGTCTCTGTCGTCGAAGGTGGTCTCGTTGGAGGTCCAGCAGCACTGCTCACGGCTGTAGTACAAAGCAGACAGACACACCCCTTCTTTCAGGTCGGTCATCCAGTCCACAGCCAGGTCGATCACTCCAGCCAGCGTGCCTACACGGGAGGACACGCAGCACGAGATCACAGATCACACTACGCAAGGGAACAACGGGCAAGCCTATCAAAATGATTCAGGACCAGACGTAGCATTTCACAACCTCCGGCTGCGTGACTCCAGATTGGTTGTTAAGAGAGCCACGTGTCACGTCATGTGCGTGCAGCACGAATGCCGGCGGCCAGAAGCAAATCTCATGTGCGCCACACTACAAGAGACTAGCGCGGTACAGGATGCAGGATGCCTCTGCAAAGGTTCCTACCTGTGAGCATTCCTATGAGGAGCATCACCACCCATCCTGACCAGGCATCCAGAAGACTCTTAATCAGCTCCCAGTAAGACTCCTTACTCTTGGTGGTGATCTAGAATAGGCATCAATCAACCATCAGCGGCAGACTCAACGGATCATCAGGTTATTCAGATAATCAGGTGGACATCAAGAGTTTTTCTATGGTGATTatgaagaagaagatgaagaagacaAATTATATCCTCTGGGGATGAAGAAGAAAATGCTTAGAgtgtagagctgtgtgtgtgtgtgtgtgtgtgtgtgtgtgtgtgtgtgtgtgtgtgtgtgtgtgtgtgtgtgtgtgtgtgtgtgtgtgtgtgtgtgtgtgtgtgtgtgtgtgtgtgtgtgtgtgtgtgtgtgtgtgtgtgtgtgtgtgctcccctCACCTTCCTATGGCGGTCTGTGTCGCGCGACTTCTCCCGGAGCCAGTCAATGGTGTGGAAGTCTTCGTAGGTGCCTACGTCTGGGAAGGGCTCGTCCAGGAAGTCCATCAGGTTCCCAGGACCATTCATCTCCTCTGAGGGAGTGGCCCCAGTACTGCTGGCCCCTGGACAGAGAGACAAAATCCGATTTTGTTTTATTGTCTAATGATGGTCTTCACACATGTCCAACGGCGAGAAGCTTCTTCTTTATCCCAACCCCTCtaaaagacacacacaggcagaggtTGAAGAGACCGCGAACCCAGCCAAGTCAGGTCTCCGATTCTCAGCACTGTATGAAGCCCAATAATGCCCATGAGATGTATGAAATTGTCATTCTTGGTATTCGGATCACCAGACAGACCTTTGTGATACTGTGTCCAAGTTTTAGCTTCATTTCAGACAATTGTCCTGGGCAGAGACAGTGGGCCCTATTTTTATGTTCTTACAAGCATTTTATTGCACATAACTACATTAGCAGCTTACTTGGATACATGGTCGCTATAATGCTGTGATGTTATTTCCTCTGAAGGTAGCTACGTCATGCAGAGGCAGTGAAAACAGTAACGTTACTGAGCAGTCAAGAATAAAAGAGTAGACTAGCTACTTGCGGGCCATGCATGAATACTGAATTACAAATCATTGATCAGTGACAGATGCCTTCATGGAGCTATTAGATATAGCTAGCTATAGTAAGTAGATATGGATTTAATGAGACCGATAATGTTAATGCTAGTTTAGATTTGGCCAGATATGCTTCTCCCTTTATTAATTATGGCACTATTAGACATGCAATGAAATTCATGCTTACCGTCCCCGTCCATTGTTCACACGATCCGACTCCTCAAAATAAAGACATCTATATCTCTTAGCTATATAATCACCACTATTGAATGCATGTTGATGCTGTGATAGATCGTCACCAGCCAAACATGTTTAGAAAATACAGAGAAGAGGACGTCATAGGTTTCTGCTTCCCACAATGCTTTTGCTCAACCTGTCAACGCATGAAGGTGGAATTGTGAGTAGTGAAATGGCGACGCCTTGTGGCTGAAATAAATGTTAAAAAGCATTTTTTTTATCCGTTTATTCATCTGTGCGTAGGCtactgttcactcagagagaccACCAGACCACTCAACTGCCTCTATAAAGAGTgttacttgtgtactattgtgtGTTGAAATTTTTTGTTCTTCTCTCCTTGATATGGTCTACATATTCAGCCTCCTACTTGGGTCACAAGCTCTGTATGTCAGAGATCTGATACAGGAAAAAGGAACGTAATCACCAGATATTGTTTCAAATCGAAAAGAAATGTACCACTTTGAGTACCTCTGTATGCTAAAACAATCACTTGATTTCTTTAAATAGCACTCAATAGACAGGCCATTTAATGTATTTGATCAATTCAGAGTCTCCTAAATCTCTCCCCTAAATCTATAGATGACATGTCAATGCCCAAGTAGCAGCATAGCTTGTTTTGTCTTTTGAGTTGGCATAGCAACCAAACAATCTGATGTCTTCTCCCATTTCCATCAGCCTTATTTGAAAAGGTAGACACGTTCAGTTTTATTCTTATTTAATCTCATCTCCCTGGCAACACTCCGTGGGTCCCCACAGTTCTAAAGAAACAAAGCTAGTATTGAGAGAAAGAAGTAATTCCGTAAACTTAAATAgtattttcaccctgtttgtgtgtgttcagtggTGTCATGCCCATAAA
The window above is part of the Oncorhynchus gorbuscha isolate QuinsamMale2020 ecotype Even-year linkage group LG21, OgorEven_v1.0, whole genome shotgun sequence genome. Proteins encoded here:
- the LOC124008417 gene encoding H(+)/Cl(-) exchange transporter 4-like → MDGDGASSTGATPSEEMNGPGNLMDFLDEPFPDVGTYEDFHTIDWLREKSRDTDRHRKITTKSKESYWELIKSLLDAWSGWVVMLLIGMLTGTLAGVIDLAVDWMTDLKEGVCLSALYYSREQCCWTSNETTFDDRDKCPQWQKWAELMTGHSEGAGAYVLNYFLYVLWALLFSFLAVSLVRVFAPYACGSGIPEIKTILSGFIIRGYLGKWTLLIKTVTLVLAVSSGLSLGKEGPLVHVACCCGNLFCSLFSKYSKNEGKRREVLSAAAAAGVSVAFGAPIGGVLFSLEEVSYYFPLKTLWRSFFAALVAAFTLRAINPFGNSRLVLFYVEYHTPWYMAELVPFILLGVFGGLWGALFIRGNIAWCRRRKTTLLGKYPVLEVIVITGITAVLAFPNPYTRRSTSELISELFNDCGALESSQLCDYVNNPNMSRPVDDIPDRPAGPGVYSALWQLALALIFKIVITIFTFGMKIPSGLFIPSMAVGAIAGRIVGIAVEQMAYHHHDWIIFKNWCRPGADCVTPGLYAMVGAAACLGGVTRMTVSLVVIMFELTGGLEYIVPLMAAAVTSKWVADAFGKEGIYESHIQLNGYPYLDVRDEFTHRTLATDVMRPRRSEPPLAVLTQDSTTVEDVETLIKDTDYNGFPVVVSRESERLIGFVQRRELTVAIKTARQKQDGVVSSSVVYFTEDNPQAAEACDPQPLKLRRILNLSPFTVTDHTPMETVVDIFRKLGLRQCLVTRSGRLLGIITKKDVLRHMAQMMNQDPESIMFN